From a single Apium graveolens cultivar Ventura chromosome 2, ASM990537v1, whole genome shotgun sequence genomic region:
- the LOC141706058 gene encoding transcription factor bHLH130-like, producing the protein MFDDSRALFIDSCAIFSSNFSPKGEQDNLFPKSRMNYDMNNIIQDNYHNNSSSENSSGDGVNSQLLSHYPRHSSSLATTQGGSFDNSSLYRMESSLGMDGEVKISAGLLRQNSSPAGFFSSHTNQSGYGGVRGGIANYRLGNGSNGDLGPTANRFKSQMSLSSRKPSSLGMLSRISEIDCGNTGPTSNDNTKNRTVDGDTQYYNSEYPLRPWNDTLQFAENYTLKREQDDDNYDRLFSSVHQNGEIQSHPSIFPHHLSLPRTLNDVPCMDKLLQIQHSVPCKIRAKRGCATHPRSIAERVRRTRISERMRKLQELVPHMDKQTNTADMLDLAVEYIKDLQKQYKILGDNRANCKCSAMQKQGPK; encoded by the exons ATGTTTGATGATTCTCGAGCATTATTCATTGATTCGTGTGCTATATTTTCTTCGAATTTCAGCCCGAAAGGAGAACAAGACAATTTGTTTCCTAAGAGCAGAATGAACTACGACATGAACAACATTATTCAAGATAATTACCACAACAACAGTTCCAGTGAGAACTCCAGTGGGGATGGTGTAAATTCTCAGTTGCTGTCGCATTATCCGAGGCACAGTTCAAGTTTAGCAACAACTCAAGGTGGAAGTTTTGATAATTCCAGCTTGTATAGAATGGAGAGTTCACTGGGAATGGATGGTGAAGTCAAAATCTCTGCAGGTCTTCTCAGGCAAAATAGTTCTCCTGCTGGATTTTTCTCCAGCCATACTAATCAATCTG GGTATGGGGGAGTGAGAGGAGGTATTGCAAATTATAGACTGGGGAATGGTAGTAATGGAGACTTGGGTCCAACTGCAAACAGATTTAAGAGCCAGATGAGCTTGTCATCCCGGAAACCATCGTCCTTAGGGATGCTGTCTCGGATATCTGAAATTGATTGTGGAAATACTGGACCAACTAGTAATGATAATACAAAGAACAGAACTGTTGATGGGGACACTCAATATTACAACTCTGAGTACCCTTTAAGGCCCTGGAATGATACTTTGCAGTTTGCCGAAAATTACACTTTGAAGAGGGAACAGGATGATGATAATTATGATAGATTATTTTCTAGTGTTCATCAG AATGGAGAAATTCAGAGTCATCCATCTATCTTTCCGCATCATTTAAGTTTGCCAAGGACCTTAAATGATGTACCTTGCATGGACAAATTGCTGCAGATTCAACATTCTGTCCCCTGTAAGATCCGTGCCAAGCGAGGTTGTGCTACTCATCCTCGTAGCATTGCAGAGAGG GTGAGAAGAACACGAATCAGTGAACGAATGAGAAAGCTACAAGAGCTTGTTCCCCACATGGATAAG CAAACAAACACTGCAGACATGTTAGATTTGGCTGTTGAGTACATTAAAGACCTCCAAAAACAGTACAAG ATACTTGGTGATAATCGAGCAAACTGCAAATGTTCGGCAATGCAAAAGCAAGGACCAAAGTAA